Part of the Triticum urartu cultivar G1812 chromosome 2, Tu2.1, whole genome shotgun sequence genome, CACTTCACCAAACTAAATACTACTCTCTCCATCCCGAATTACTTATATGCATCCATTTTTACGACAAGTGATAAGTAATtcgggacagagggagtagtaggttttttttctttctttttttttgcggggaggAGAGAGTAGTAGTTACTACTAGCTCGCATAGGTGTACATGTTGATGACTAGTATAATTAATTAGAATTTTCATCAACCATACATATACAATGTTGGCACAAGCCATATACTCATAATTTAATCAACATGGAGTGTGTATAATTACTTTGTATAACCATACAGTAATTATACATATGTTGTACGGAGTAGAGTACTACTTACACATTGCATATTTAATCAATTACCAGTAAGTAAATGACATGTTCAAGAAATAATTAACCACATCGTAAAATATATACTACCTATGTACCACCATACTATATAATTACCCTATTCTTCTCTCTGCCCAATTAAATTCAGTGGTCCATCCATGCAGAATTAAGTAGCTAATAATTAATTAAGCTAGCTAGCGGCGATCGACACCGTCAATCTATCCGTGCCTCATCGCTGGAGGCACCATGTCATCCAGAAGCCCCTTGTCGACGGCGGGAACACTCCCCGGCGACGAGATGGACGATGCCTGGGTTGTGTAGCTCGCAACTTGTAGCTCCTGTCGGTTGCAGTGTAGCGGCTGGAGCAGCGACGACGACATCGCCGGCACGCTGAAGAGTGCGTTTTGAGTGGTCGGCGAGTGCAGCGCCGGCAAGTCGTTGTACatgaggtggtggtggtggtgtgcCGAGAAGGCCATCTGGCTGGCGAGGGTGGCGGCGCCGGCGCCGCGTGGGAAGGTGACGGTGTGGTGGCAGTGCTGGCCCTCGTAGGTGGTGATGACGACGGAGGGGTCGTCAGAGGAGCGCTCCACGCGCTTCTTCACTGTGCACTTGTTGTTGGTGCACCGGTAGTAGCTCCTACGTAAGAGAATATAATTGCAACACTTCATTCATCCATGGTGAAATGAATCATGTGATTTCCGGGATAAAGTGAAAAATGGGCCTAGCTACATATATATTGTCAGCTTAGGTACTATACATTATTTTCTCCtgtaaaaaaagaaagaaaaattaAAAACATGACGAATGCATGCCAAGGGTTCCTCTAAAATGATATCAGTATAAAACGTACAAGTACTACGTGCAAAGTAGTACCAGTACTGTGCGCATTCATTAATTTTGCCTAGTGAATTAATTAGTAGGATCGACCCACAACGTCATAGGATTCGAtctctctatctatctatcttGCAGTGCACTAGCTAATTCAGAGCTAAACttccccctcaaaaaaaaaatcagAGCTAAACTTAACTACCTCCTTAGCAAACTGATCAGAAATAAGTTAAGCACATCAAGGCATTGTTAGTCTTTTCAGCAGAAGAAAACTATCCTAAAGCAGAATGTATGCACACAGTTGACGAAACTACGTACTGTCATGTTCGTTACAAAGTGATGGGTATTGGAGAAATACACACACTAATAGTACTTTTTttgtccgaaaatacttgtcatcaagatgaataaaaaaggatgtatctagacatattttagttctagatacatccctttttatccattttgatgacaagtattttcggacgaaCAGAGTAATAGTTAACGGCAATTTAGTTACCAAATGATTTACATATTCAATGCACACCAAATTTATAGTATGGTATTGCATCCTATTACGTACTCACATGCACGTACATAAGTCCTACGCTTTTACTCTCAACTACTCCCTGATCCATCTAAACGATCTTATATtaatttacagagggagtatcttaATAGCCTATACACACTGAATTATCTTATACATTTTTTTGCATGATCTAATATGCTGCTAGTTAGGATATGGAGATGGATTTTTAGGCAGAACCAGGAGCTCTGCCGACCAGCTAGGATATGGAGATCATTCATCTATATGAAGCATATAATGTGTAGAATTTTTCCTCGCAAAAGAAAATAATGTGTAGAGTTTTCCACGGGACGTACgtatgtagtactccctccgttcggaattacttgtcgcagaaatggatgtatttagacgtattttagttctagtaCATTCATTTTCGAGATAAGTAATTctgaatggagggagtacaaattAAGCTATGGATCGGTCGATAGGAATAGGTTACCTTGGGAAAGGACTGTTCTTGACGGCCTTCTGTCCGTACTTCCTCCAGCGGTATCCGTCCTCGAGGTGGTCTATCTCTGTCTTGGTCATGAACGCGAACCGTGGGTGCCGCgcccgcttctgctttttcatcGTCTTCCCCGGGGCTGGCGCCGGCGCCGGCTTGCTCCTGCATCCATATCCAAGCACGCATACATGGAGGTCGCTGTTAGCTCGCATTTGTACAGAGAAGACCAAATTAACGCATGGCGCAACAGAGAAATCGTTCCCATCTTATTCCAATCAATCAATAGACCAAAACCCCTATATACTCCGTATACTGGTGGTGGCCGTGAATCTAGCTAGCATACGTCCAAATTAACAACCTTATCGTGGACTTAAAAAGGCGATGAGAGGGGAAGGGGAGGTTTAGCACGCGAATCCCGGCGCAACGTTCCATGCAAATTAACCACACAACACCACACTCTCTCAGCCTTATTATCGAATTTACCAGACTGCCCCCGGAAACGATGACGTGCTATTAACGAATAATTCAGACGAATATAAAAGTACTCGCAAAAAAAGACGAATATAAAAGCGAAATTATATAACGAAATGAGATGAAAAGTGAAAGATATCGAGGAGAAGGAAATTAAACCAAGTTTTTTTTGGAAAAGTCGATGGTAATTACGGTTTTACCGCTCATGGCGTGGAAGAGAGGAGATGAACATGGCGAGGATCCGTCGGTGAATTAAGCTACCGCAGCTTTACTTACGCTGCCTCTGTCGCGGCGGCCGGCCTGCCGTCGGCGTCCGCAGCCTCCCGCGTGGCACCGTCATCGGTGGAGCTCGACGAGGCGCCGGCCCCTTCCATGGACCCCGTTGGTGTGGCCGGAGGCGGATCCAGCGGCGGAAGCAGCTCCCCGGCGCAGGCGTCGTCGACAAAACCGGCCGCCCAGCCGATCTCCGCCAACAGCGCAGAGGAATCGGCGTACGCTTCCTCGGCGGAGAAGGGCCAGTCCCCACCGCCGCACTCGACGCCGGCCATTGCCACGAACCCCACCGCGAGACGTATATGTAGAGCTAGCAGCTCGAGACCAGGGGCAAAAACCTTAGGCGGCCTCAGGCCGCGCGCTGCACAGCTTCAGCTTGGCACTGTGCTAGCTAGCTACCTCTGCTCCGACCACTGACGCTGTCAAGTAGTTGATGCTTCTGATCTGCCTTTGGGGCCCTTTTATCGTCTACTCCAACGTGTGGTTTGTCTATGTGTGTGGGGGGAGGATAGGTGCGCATTCATTGTACTTTCCTCTcatttaattaattattaatgTAATGCCATAAATTGCTAATTAACTAATTGGATTTGCTTTTATATGTCCATCAAAtcgtagtactccctccattttttatacaaggccactatggAAAAACACATTTTGCATCTATTCAAGGCCACCAACATTAATCGAGGCAAATATTAATGATGTTTCCTCATACTAGTAACCCATGGCTTAATTACTAGCATGCATGTAGTGAATGATAATGACACACTCACCTACTTCCTCTCTCACAGCCACTCAGTTTCCTCTAATGTGCATGCACCCTATTAATTAACCCGGTAAACGAGAAAACAAATTAGCTTGTAAAGCACACATTAATTTTTATCTTGGTACCTGTAATTTGAGTGTGTGGCCTTCTATATAAAAATGAAGGGAGTACATATGTATGACGGGATAGAGAGGTGCACAACCACTTGTGGGCAACTCTCATGATACAAATTTGCAACTGCTTTGTTACATATTTCTACTACTACTAAGGTTGTCTTTTTTTCCCTCCATGTATTTTTGGAACCGCACACATTATATTAGTCAATAAACGGAGTATAGGCATAGTAGGTGGCACTCCCTTCGGCGGCTGCTAGTGAGGGTCGGGGCTGGTCACTCCATGTCTCGCTGGTGGTCGCATCCGATCAAATCGGTGAACGTCTCGGCTAGCCTTTGTTGAGGAAATCATTAACTGATAGTTGCTCGGTTGGCTGGTGAGTAgaggattaataggctaatcagTAAGTTAATCCATTAATCGAACGATTTATcagtttatcggctactcggtgaccctatgaaTAAGGATTAATCGATAAGTCAACTGTTTAATCGggtgaattcttgaacaggggaGGTGCTCAGGTGTTTGATTTGCGAGGATTTCTCCTTCAGATGTGAACACGACCAATTGCTCGTACTAGCAAGGCCGCGGGATGCAGTCCGAAGGCTTCATTGTGGGTTTTGGCTGCTCCCACTCCAGTCAGTTTGCCTTCGACATGCGATGCAATCTATGGATGATGGCTTAACACAGAGGGTATGGTGATGCAACAACATGGTGGGTTTCTAGCCCAACGCATGTAGCTGCTAGGATCATACAAAAGTGGTGGCGACAACTACTATGATTGACTTCAATTTGGTTGTATTTCTTAAGTACCCGATCTCGAGCTCCGGGCTGAAAAATTTAGGTCTGACCCGAGTTAGTTATACCTGGCAATGACAATGTTTTGTGTCGTGCACTTGGTAAAGGCAATGCCCGGACTTGTTCTTCAGGATCAAAACTTAGAATGTGATCAGTGGTGGTCGGATCTGGTGACGGTAGCGCTTGAGTGTCGTTCTCTTTTTGAAGATGTATGTTTAAGAAAAACGTGATCCTAATGATGTCAAGGGATGGTTGTTGCGGATATGGTCATTGATGTAGTTTGTCAATCGTTGTTTTGATCGCTTcatagttttctttttctttttgtgtGTTAAGCATAGCTTTGGTCTTGCATGAATTTTCCATATGCCGACATATTTAGTTGTGTGCGCGCGTTTGTTTTAGCTGTGTGCATCTTAGTTGTGCAAAGGTCGGATGTGTTTCCATTGTATTTGTATCCACTTGATGCTTCATCTTAAGCCAATAAAATCTACTCTTTTATCAAAAGAGTAAACATATTATTAATAAATGCACATACATGTGGAAACTAATAATAGAAAGAACATGACATGCCTTGTGTCCAGAATACTTTGCAAAAAGAACCTAAAATAAAAGAACATAACAAAAAAAGTCCCTTGGAATCCTTGCAACCAACTACAtatgagaccatcatcgaccgcCAGCACCGTTGAGACGCATAGGAAGAGATGGAACACCGGAAAACAGAACTAGACCGGTGCCATAGCCTTGAAGGCATCGAGATTAGAAGACTAGACCTGTAGAACATGCACTTGGCAGTGTGGCATGTCAGTCGAGAACATTCCCCATGCCGACCTAGATCCAAACTGCACGCATCCCACTGTGTTTGCTGGGGAAGAAC contains:
- the LOC125537548 gene encoding probable WRKY transcription factor 57 — protein: MAGVECGGGDWPFSAEEAYADSSALLAEIGWAAGFVDDACAGELLPPLDPPPATPTGSMEGAGASSSSTDDGATREAADADGRPAAATEAASKPAPAPAPGKTMKKQKRARHPRFAFMTKTEIDHLEDGYRWRKYGQKAVKNSPFPRSYYRCTNNKCTVKKRVERSSDDPSVVITTYEGQHCHHTVTFPRGAGAATLASQMAFSAHHHHHLMYNDLPALHSPTTQNALFSVPAMSSSLLQPLHCNRQELQVASYTTQASSISSPGSVPAVDKGLLDDMVPPAMRHG